From Thermofilaceae archaeon, the proteins below share one genomic window:
- the rpiA gene encoding ribose-5-phosphate isomerase RpiA yields MQGVERAKLNAAKAVLGEIEGCSVVGVGTGSTVEKLIELLGGLEGYRGKLYVASSIDTALKLSRAGLRVLDASFAPEVEVYVDGADEVDARLSMIKGGGAAATMEKILAHYARRRVFIVDYTKLVDRLGERHPVPIEVLPQALGPVLRRLAEWGFKAEPRYPGRGKMGPVVADTGGVVVDVYTGPIENPEELNLRLRSLPGVVETGLFIGYADAVYVGYPDRVEVRERGGGITRVIPV; encoded by the coding sequence ATGCAGGGGGTGGAGAGGGCGAAGCTGAACGCGGCGAAGGCCGTCCTGGGCGAGATAGAGGGGTGCAGCGTGGTCGGCGTCGGCACCGGGTCGACGGTGGAGAAGCTGATCGAGCTGCTGGGCGGGCTCGAGGGGTATCGGGGGAAGCTGTACGTCGCCTCCTCGATCGATACGGCCCTCAAGCTCTCCAGGGCCGGGCTCCGGGTCCTCGACGCCTCCTTCGCGCCGGAGGTGGAGGTGTACGTGGACGGGGCGGACGAGGTGGACGCCAGGTTGAGCATGATCAAGGGCGGCGGCGCGGCCGCCACGATGGAGAAGATCCTGGCACACTACGCGAGGAGGAGGGTCTTCATCGTCGACTACACGAAGCTGGTCGACAGGCTGGGGGAGAGGCACCCGGTCCCGATCGAGGTGCTCCCCCAGGCCCTCGGCCCAGTCCTCAGAAGGCTGGCGGAGTGGGGCTTCAAGGCGGAGCCCCGCTACCCGGGCAGGGGGAAGATGGGGCCCGTCGTGGCCGACACGGGGGGCGTCGTGGTGGACGTCTACACCGGCCCCATCGAGAACCCCGAGGAGCTGAACCTCAGGTTGAGGAGCCTACCCGGCGTCGTTGAGACCGGGCTCTTCATCGGCTACGCGGACGCCGTCTACGTGGGTTACCCCGACAGGGTGGAAGTCCGCGAAAGGGGCGGAGGGATTACCAGGGTAATACCTGTTTAG
- the bglX gene encoding beta-glucosidase BglX: MTEPYRDPRRPVEERVEDLLRRMTLEEKVGQLCQYSAHFGPTEELKELIRKGLVGSLLNITGVERVNEVQRVAVEESRLGIPLLIGLDVIHGYKTVFPIPLALASSWDPEVVRRAAEIAAREASAEGVKWTFAPMLDIARDPRWGRIAEGFGEDPYLASVMAWAAVKGFQGERLSSDPERIAACAKHYVAYGAAEGGRDYNTVDISERTLREVYLPPFKSAVAAGVATVMSAFNDLCGVPASANEFTLRRVLKGEWGFRGFVVSDWNAVGELIQHGIAADGAEAARLAVEAGVDMDMVSDLYRRHLAELVRRGVVPESLIDEAVRRVLRVKFLLGLFENPYADPERARRVVKCGEHVEAALEIARKCIVLVKNEGVLPLSKSLRRIAVIGPLADDRDAVLGCWRALGDPGDAVSVLEGVRRKVGSATEVLYAKGCDVSSQDRSGFAEAVEAAKRSDAVVLVVGESADMSGEAASRAHLDLPGVQEELVKTVWEAVGGRIPVVMVVMSGRPLTIKWAAEHIPAIVVAWHLGVRAGDAVADVLFGDYNPGGKLPVTWPRAVGQVPIYYNHKRTGRPPSAERFTSKYIDEDWRPLFPFGHGLSYTRFEYSDLRVEPEKVEPGGTVTISFELANAGEREGDEVAQLYVRDVVASVTRPVMELKGFKRVTLKPGERRRIVFKLPTQLLAFYGRDMKPRIEAGLYEVMVGSSSADIRLKGSFEVLRTLILEEDGRVWFTEAQVL; this comes from the coding sequence ATGACGGAACCCTACAGGGATCCGAGGAGGCCGGTGGAGGAGCGCGTCGAGGATCTGCTCAGGAGGATGACGCTCGAGGAGAAGGTTGGGCAGCTGTGCCAGTACAGCGCCCACTTCGGCCCCACCGAGGAGTTGAAGGAGTTGATTAGGAAAGGGCTGGTGGGCTCCCTCCTCAACATAACGGGTGTCGAGCGGGTCAACGAGGTTCAGCGGGTTGCCGTCGAAGAGTCCAGGCTGGGCATCCCGCTGCTCATCGGCTTGGACGTGATACACGGCTACAAGACGGTCTTTCCCATCCCCCTCGCCCTAGCGAGCAGCTGGGACCCGGAGGTCGTGAGGAGGGCCGCCGAGATCGCGGCCCGCGAAGCCTCGGCTGAGGGTGTGAAGTGGACGTTCGCCCCCATGCTCGACATCGCGAGGGACCCGCGCTGGGGTCGGATCGCGGAGGGCTTCGGCGAAGACCCCTACCTCGCTTCCGTGATGGCCTGGGCCGCGGTGAAGGGCTTCCAGGGCGAGCGGCTGTCGAGCGACCCCGAGAGGATAGCGGCCTGCGCGAAGCACTACGTAGCCTACGGGGCGGCTGAGGGCGGCAGGGACTACAACACGGTCGACATCTCTGAGAGGACGCTGCGCGAGGTCTACCTGCCGCCATTCAAGTCTGCCGTAGCTGCCGGAGTCGCCACGGTGATGAGCGCCTTCAACGACCTGTGCGGCGTGCCAGCGTCGGCGAACGAGTTCACGCTCAGGAGAGTGCTGAAGGGCGAGTGGGGGTTCAGGGGCTTCGTCGTCAGCGACTGGAACGCGGTTGGAGAGCTGATCCAGCACGGGATCGCCGCCGACGGGGCTGAGGCGGCTCGGCTCGCGGTGGAGGCGGGCGTGGACATGGACATGGTCTCCGACCTCTACCGCAGGCACCTCGCCGAGCTCGTCAGGAGGGGCGTGGTGCCGGAGAGCCTGATCGACGAGGCGGTCAGGAGGGTCCTCCGGGTGAAGTTCCTGCTCGGCCTCTTCGAGAACCCGTACGCCGACCCCGAGAGGGCGAGGAGGGTCGTGAAGTGCGGGGAGCACGTGGAGGCGGCGCTCGAGATCGCGAGGAAGTGCATCGTCCTCGTCAAGAACGAGGGAGTCCTACCCCTCAGCAAGAGCCTGCGCAGGATCGCCGTGATCGGGCCCCTCGCCGACGACCGCGACGCCGTCCTCGGCTGCTGGCGCGCCCTGGGCGACCCTGGCGACGCCGTCAGCGTGCTCGAGGGGGTGAGGAGGAAGGTGGGGTCAGCTACAGAAGTGCTGTACGCGAAGGGCTGCGACGTGAGCTCCCAGGATCGGAGCGGCTTCGCGGAGGCCGTGGAGGCGGCGAAGAGGTCGGACGCGGTCGTGCTCGTCGTGGGGGAGAGCGCCGACATGAGCGGTGAAGCCGCTTCGAGAGCCCACCTCGATCTACCCGGGGTGCAGGAGGAGCTCGTGAAAACCGTCTGGGAGGCCGTGGGCGGCAGGATCCCCGTCGTCATGGTCGTCATGTCGGGTCGGCCCCTCACCATAAAGTGGGCGGCGGAGCACATCCCCGCCATCGTGGTCGCGTGGCACCTGGGCGTGAGGGCGGGCGACGCCGTAGCTGACGTCCTCTTCGGCGACTACAACCCGGGCGGGAAGCTCCCCGTGACGTGGCCGAGGGCGGTCGGGCAAGTGCCGATCTACTACAACCACAAGCGCACGGGTAGGCCTCCGAGCGCCGAGCGCTTCACCTCCAAGTACATCGACGAGGACTGGAGGCCCCTCTTCCCCTTCGGGCACGGGCTCAGCTACACGAGGTTCGAGTACAGCGACTTGAGGGTCGAGCCGGAGAAGGTGGAGCCCGGCGGAACCGTCACGATCAGCTTCGAGCTGGCCAACGCGGGCGAAAGGGAGGGCGATGAGGTGGCGCAGCTGTACGTGAGGGACGTGGTTGCCAGCGTGACGCGGCCGGTGATGGAGCTGAAGGGCTTCAAGAGGGTGACGCTGAAGCCGGGCGAGCGGAGGAGGATCGTGTTCAAGCTACCGACGCAGCTGCTCGCCTTCTACGGCCGCGACATGAAGCCCCGCATCGAGGCTGGGTTGTACGAGGTCATGGTCGGCTCCTCCTCGGCCGACATCAGGCTGAAGGGCAGCTTCGAAGTGCTGCGGACGCTGATTCTCGAGGAGGACGGCAGGGTCTGGTTCACCGAAGCGCAGGTGCTCTAA